In Sphingomonas sp. LR60, the following are encoded in one genomic region:
- a CDS encoding NAD(P) transhydrogenase subunit alpha: protein MDFIAILSIFVMACFVGYYVVWSVTPALHTPLMAVTNAISSVIIVGALIASAAAGSVGGKWLGLLAVVLASINIFGGFAVTHRMLAMYKKKDRPAPKH from the coding sequence ATGGATTTCATCGCGATCCTGTCGATCTTCGTGATGGCCTGTTTCGTCGGCTATTACGTCGTCTGGTCGGTGACACCGGCGCTGCACACGCCGTTGATGGCGGTGACCAACGCCATCTCCAGCGTCATCATCGTCGGTGCGCTGATCGCCAGCGCGGCGGCGGGGAGCGTGGGCGGCAAATGGCTGGGGCTGCTCGCGGTCGTGCTCGCGAGCATCAACATCTTCGGCGGCTTCGCGGTCACGCATCGGATGCTCGCGATGTACAAGAAGAAGGACCGGCCGGCGCCGAAACACTGA
- a CDS encoding PH domain-containing protein, translated as MGLFASHEVAPAEIHERFGHALIEGEEVLAAFRSLRDTAFLTNYRFVLVDVQGLTGSKVSFQSVPYRSITRFAVESAGTFDLDSDLSIWVSGTPQPLTLKVSRDADPAAIQRLLAQLVLAKR; from the coding sequence ATGGGATTGTTTGCAAGCCACGAGGTCGCACCGGCCGAGATCCACGAGCGCTTCGGCCATGCGTTGATCGAAGGCGAGGAGGTGCTCGCCGCCTTCCGCTCGCTGCGCGACACCGCCTTCCTCACCAATTACCGCTTCGTGCTGGTCGACGTGCAGGGGCTGACCGGATCGAAAGTGTCGTTCCAGAGCGTGCCCTATCGCTCGATCACGCGCTTCGCGGTCGAGAGCGCGGGCACCTTCGATCTCGATTCGGACCTGTCGATCTGGGTGTCGGGAACGCCGCAGCCACTGACGCTGAAGGTAAGCCGCGATGCCGACCCCGCCGCGATCCAGCGGCTGCTTGCACAGCTGGTGCTGGCGAAGCGCTGA
- a CDS encoding NAD(P) transhydrogenase subunit alpha, whose amino-acid sequence MKIAVLREQAPGERRVAATPETVKKFAALGATLAVEGCAGTAASYADADYAAAGATIGDRAATLAGADIVLGVQGPDPTSLEGVAPGAWVVAGLNPFGERARVDGYAAAGLEALAMEFMPRITRAQSMDILSSQSNLAGYKAVLDAAAEYGRAFPMMMTAAGTVSAARVFVMGVGVAGLQAIATARRLGAQVSATDVRSATKEQIQSLGAKPIFVENVAGIEGEGSGGYAGEMSPEYQAAQAELVSAHIAKQDIVITTALIPGRAAPRLVSDAQLASMRPGSVVIDLAVEQGGNVEGAVAGEVVERHGVRIVGHRNVAGRLPADASALFSRNLYNFLSTFWDKEQARPVLDDEIGDAIRLTRDGKVVNARLLS is encoded by the coding sequence ATGAAGATCGCGGTCCTCCGGGAACAGGCGCCAGGCGAGCGCCGCGTCGCCGCCACGCCGGAGACGGTGAAAAAATTTGCTGCGCTCGGCGCGACGCTGGCGGTCGAGGGCTGCGCGGGCACCGCGGCGTCGTATGCCGATGCCGATTATGCCGCCGCCGGTGCGACGATCGGTGACCGCGCGGCGACGCTGGCGGGTGCCGACATCGTGCTGGGCGTGCAGGGACCGGACCCGACATCGCTTGAGGGCGTGGCGCCCGGCGCGTGGGTGGTTGCGGGGCTCAACCCGTTCGGTGAGCGCGCGCGGGTCGATGGCTATGCCGCCGCCGGACTCGAGGCGCTGGCGATGGAGTTCATGCCGCGCATCACGCGCGCGCAGTCGATGGACATTCTGTCGTCGCAATCGAACCTCGCCGGCTACAAGGCGGTCCTGGATGCCGCCGCCGAATATGGTCGCGCCTTCCCGATGATGATGACCGCGGCGGGCACCGTCAGTGCTGCGCGCGTGTTCGTCATGGGAGTCGGGGTCGCCGGGCTGCAGGCGATCGCCACCGCGCGGCGGCTGGGCGCGCAGGTGTCGGCCACCGACGTCCGCTCGGCCACGAAGGAGCAGATCCAGTCACTTGGCGCCAAACCGATCTTCGTCGAGAATGTCGCAGGCATCGAGGGTGAAGGCTCGGGCGGCTATGCCGGTGAGATGTCGCCCGAATATCAGGCGGCGCAGGCCGAATTGGTGTCGGCGCACATCGCGAAGCAGGACATCGTCATCACCACCGCGCTGATCCCCGGCCGCGCCGCGCCGCGGCTGGTCAGCGATGCGCAACTCGCGTCGATGCGCCCGGGCTCGGTCGTCATCGATCTCGCGGTCGAGCAGGGCGGCAATGTCGAGGGTGCGGTCGCAGGCGAGGTGGTCGAGCGGCACGGCGTCAGGATCGTCGGCCACCGCAACGTCGCGGGTCGCCTGCCCGCGGATGCCTCGGCGCTCTTCTCGCGCAACCTCTACAATTTCCTGTCGACCTTCTGGGACAAGGAGCAGGCGCGCCCGGTGCTCGACGACGAGATCGGCGATGCGATCCGGCTGACCAGGGACGGGAAGGTCGTCAACGCGCGGCTGCTGTCGTGA
- a CDS encoding aa3-type cytochrome c oxidase subunit IV, protein MAEPADLKGHEATYTSMIGLLKYGAIACFLLAFLVIWLIS, encoded by the coding sequence TGAACCTGCCGATCTGAAGGGACATGAGGCGACGTATACGAGCATGATTGGATTGCTTAAATACGGCGCAATCGCCTGTTTCCTTCTCGCGTTCCTCGTCATCTGGCTCATCTCGTAA